The sequence agcgcagaacaggcccttcggcccacgatgttgcaccgaccagttaaaaaaaaaactgtgaccctccaacctaaaccaatttcttttcgtccatgaacctatctacggatctcttaaacgcccccaaactaggcgcatttactactgatgctggcagggcattccaatccctcaccaccctctgggtaaagaacctacccctgacatcggttctataactaccccccctcaatttaaagccatgccccctcgtgctggatttctccatcagaggaaaaaggctatcactatccaccctatctaaacctctaatcatcttatatgtttcaataagatcccctcttagccgccgcctttccagcgaaaacaatcccaaatccctcagcctctcctcataggatctcccctccataccaggcaacatcctggtaaacctcctctgcaccctctccaaagcctccacatccttcctgtaatgtggggaccagaactgcacacagtactccaagtgcggccgcaccagagttgtgtacagttgcaacataacgctacgactcctaaattcaatccccctaccaataaacgccaagacaccatatgccttcttaacaaccttatctacttgattcccaactttcagggatctatgcacacatacacctagatccctctgctcctccacactattcaaagtcctcccgttagccctatactcaacacatctgttattcctaccaaagtgaattacctcacacttctccgcattaaactccatccgccacctctcggcccaactttgcaacctgtctaagtcttcctgcaaactacgacacccttcctcactgtctaccacaccaccgactttggtgtcatcagcaaatttgctaatccacccaactataccctcatccagatcattaataaatattacaaacagcagtggccccaaaacagatccctgaggtacaccacttgtaaccgcactccatgatgaatatttactatcaaccaccaccctctgtttcctatccgctagccaattcctgatccaatttcctagatcacccccaatcccatacatctgcattttctgcagaagcctaccatggtgaaccttatcaaacgccttactaaaatccatatataccacgtccactgccttgcccccatccacctccttggtcactttctcaaaaaactcaataaggttagtaaggcacgacctacctgccacaaaaccatgctgactatcacctatcaattcattactctccaaataactataaatcctatcccttataattttttccaacatcttgccgacaacagaagtgagactcaccggtctataattcccggggaagtctctgttccccttcttaaacaatgggacaacattcgctaacctccaatcttctggtactataccagaggccaacgacgacctgaagatcagagccagaggctctgcaatcacttctcttgcctcccagagaatccttggataaatcccatccggaccaggggatttatctattttcagaccctccagaatatcctgcacatcctccttatcaactgtaatactgtctattctactcccttgcaacccagtgtcctcctcagctatattcatgtccccttgcgtgaacaccgaagagaaatattggttcaatgcttcaccaatctcctccggttccacacataacttccctctgccatctataactggccctaaacttgccctaaccaaccttctgttcttgacatacctatagaacgccttaggattcactttaaccctatccgccaaagtcttctcatgtccccttttagcccttctaagctcgctcttcaactccctcttagccaatctaaagctttctagtgcactacccgagtgctcacgtctcatccgaacataagcctcctttttctttttaaccaacaaagaaacttttttggtgcaccacggttccctagccctaccaattcctccttgcctgacagggacatacctatcacagactcgcagtagctgctccttgaaaaaactccacatgtcggacgttcccagtccctgtaatctcctagtccaacctatgtttcctaattctctcctaatagcctcataattacccttcccccagctaaaaccactggcccgaggttcatgcctatccctttccatcactaaggtgaacgtaaccgaattgtggtcactatcaccaaaatgcacaccaacttccaagtctagcacctggtctggctcatttcccagcaccagatccaatatagcctcacctctagttggcctgtctacatactgagtcaaaaaaccttcctgcacgctttgaacaaaaactgacccctctaacgagctagagctataacaattccagtcaatattagtcaagttaaaatcccccataacaattgccctattactttcactcctaagcaggattgactccgcaatcctttcctcaacctctctagaacttttaggaggtctataaaagactcccaacagggtgacctctcctctcctatttctaatctccgcccatactacctcaacagataagtcctcatcaaacctcctctctgacactgtgatacaatctctgaccaataatgctacccctccccctcttctacctccttccctacttcgactaaaacatttgaaccccgggacctgcagcatccattcctgcccctgctctatccatgtctctgaaatagccacaacatcgaagtcccaggtactgatccacgctgcaagttcacccactttattgcgaatactcctggcattgaagtatacacatttcaaaccctgctccaccccacctctgcaatgccgtgcattgcagtccccatccatgcatccctcactttcagccccactactcaggatccctccccccccccgaatcagtttaaacctccctgcatggccttagcaaatttaccccccaggatattggtccccttctgattaaggtgtagaccatccttctcatagaggtcacccTTCCACAGCCCCTGATCCCTGTCCCTCTTCCTCAGTCTGTCTGGAAGTACCAAGTGTTACATTTCTTAAACgcttgcgagagagagagtgggagagtgacGAGAGTTGTTagaaagagaaaacagagagggagagagacagaatgagagacagagacagagagagatacagagagagagagagagagagagacagaggtccctgaggattggagaatagccaatgttgttcctttgtttaagaagggtagcaagaataatccaggtaattacaggccggtgagccttacatcaatggtcgggaaattattggagaggattctttgagacaggatttattcccacttggaaataagtggacgtattagtgagaggcaatgtggttttgtgaaggggaggtcgtgtctcatgaacttgatcgagtttttcgaggaagtgacaaagatgattgatgagggtagggcagtggatgttgtctacatggacttcagtaaggcctttgagaaggtccctcatggcagactggtgcagaaggtgaagtcgcacgggatcagaggtgagctgacaaggtggatacaaaactggcttggtcaaagaagacagagggtagcagtggaagggtgcgtttctgaatggagggctgtgacaagtggcattcctcagggatcagtgctgggacctttgctgtttgtaatatatatataaatgatttggaggaaaatgtaactggattgattagtaagtttgcggatgacacaaaggttggtggatttgtggatagcgatgaggaccattagaggatacagcaggatatagatcggttggaggcttgggcggagagatggcagatggagtttaatcctgacaaatgtgaggtgatgcattttggaaggtctaaaccagataggaaatatacagtaaatggcagaacccttcagagtattgataggcagagggatctgggtgtacaggtacacaggtcactgaaagtggcaatgcaggtggagaaggtagtcaagaagacatacggcatgcttgccttcatcggccggggcattgagtttaaaaattggcaagtcattttgcagctttatagaaccttagttaggccgcacttggaatatagtgttcaattctggtcgcaacactaccagaaggatgtggaggctttggagaggggacagaaaagatttaccaggatggagggcattagctatgaggagaggttggagaaacttggtttgttctcactggaatgacagaggttgaggggagacctgatagaagtctacaagattatgagaggcatggacagagtggatagtcagaagctttttcctagggtggaagagtcaattactagggggcacaggtttaaggtgcgaggggcaaggtttaaaggagatgtacgaggcagattttttacacagagagtagtgggttcctggaacccgttgccgggggatgtagtggaagtggatacggtagtgacttttaaggggcgtcttgacaagtacatgaataggatgggaatagagggatatggtccccggaagggtaggaggttttagttcagtcgggaagcatggtcggtgcaggcttggagggccgaagggcctgtccctgtgctgtaattttctttgttctttgtttttttcttcagagagagagagacagagagagagagagagacagagagagagatacgagagagagaaggcaacagagagagagagacagagagagatacagagagagagagagagagacagagagagaggccgagagagagaccgagagagacagacagaagagagagagacaaagagagtgacagcaaaagagacagagagagagagagaaggcaacagagagagagatagagagagatacagagagagagagagagagacagagagagagacagacagagagagagagagagagacagagagagagacagacagagagagacagagaaagagagtgacagcaaaagagacagagagagagagaaggcaacagagagagagacagagagagatacagagagagagagagagagaatgagagagacagacagaagagagagagagagacagagagagagagagagacagagagagacagagaaagagagtgacagcaaaagagacagagagagagagagacagcgagagagacagcgagagagagacagacagcgagagagacagagagacagcgagagagacagcgagagagagacagacagcgagagagacagcgagagagagacagacagcgagagagacagagagacagcgagagagacagagagacacagagagacacagagacagagagagtgaaggggATAAATGGAAAGACAGGtgaacagagagtgagtgtgggagacgGACAGGtagagggagagtcagtgtgtggatgtGTGACTGGGGGAGGAATTCagttgggaatgtggaattccagTCTTCACGttgctctgttttctctctctccagcgaCACGATGTAAGGACATTGCTGGGACTCTGAAGCAGATTGATGCGGGAGTCGGGATGGTCTTCGGAGTGAATTCCAGCGGCTCTGTGTACACCAGGCTGCGGGACTCCTGGATCCGGATCCCAGGATCACTCAAACATGTCACCGTGGGCCCAGCAGGAATCTGGGGAGTGAACCACCACAGAAAGATCTTCCGGATGGTCTCCGGAGCCTGGAACCCCATTCTGAGTAAGTCTGcgattctccacatctttccaaaggGATCACCTCGCGGAGAGTTTCCCGGTTAAGAAAGGATTTAGGAAGTAGAGCCGgtgttggaatgtaggaaataGTGGGAGATAatggccctctgacagtacggcactccctcagtactgaccctctgacagtgcagcactccctcagtactgaccctctgacagtgcggcactccctcagtactgaccctctgacagtgcggcactccctcagtactgaccctctgacagtgcggcactccctcagtactgaccctctgacagtgcggcactccctcagtactgaccctctgacagtgcggcactccctcagtactgaccctctgacagtgcggcactccctcagtacggaccctctgacagtgcggcactccctcagtacggaccctctgacagtgcggcactccctcagtactgaccctctaacagtgcggcactccctcagtacggaccctctgacagtgcagcactccctcagcactgaccctctgacagtgcagcactccctcagtactgaccctctgacagtgcagcactccctcagtactgaccctctgacagtgcggcactccctcagtactgaccctctgacagtgcggcactccctcagtactgaccctctgacagcgcggacaCGGTGTCGGGGAGTGGTTGTTTTGGGAGGGGCTGTGGAGTGATTCGGCATGTTTATGAGGTTGGAAGGGCTGTGGAGGCGGTTTGGGGGTCGGtaaggggtagggaggggtttgggggtagGTGGGGGAAGTTGTGCATTCCCGTGGGGGTGTGAGGGATCGAGGAGtatggtgggtgtgtgggggagaatgAGTTGTTACGGAGGGACTGAGGGGGGCCTCGAGGATCTGTGGAGGAGGTTGTGGAGGTTATTATGGCtgcggagggatatgggggtgctgGTGGGTGAGGGGCGTGGTGAGGTTttgtggagtgagtgtgacgctTTCAGAGAGGGTGTATGGGGTGTCCGAGGCTGTTTGGGGCatcgaggggtatggagggggtgtggggatgtgtATAGGGTGTGCTGGGCTGTATGGGGGAGTCGGGGGTATGGGGGGGAatatgggggagttgggggttacAGAGGGAATATGGAGGAGTCAGGGAGGTACAGAGGGGGTATGGGGGAGTCGGGTGGTccggagggatatgggggagtcgGAGGGTATGGGGGGATATGAAGAAGTCGGGGGGTACAGAGGGAATATGGGGGAGTCAAAGGTAgagaggggatatgggggagttgggggggtacaggggggatatggggaagtcgggggggtatggggggatatggggaagtcAGGGGGTAcagaggggatatgggggagttgagggggtacagaggggatatggggaagtCAGGGGGTacggaggggatgtgggggagtcAGAGGGTATGGGGGGATATGGGGTTGTCGGGGTACAGGAGGATATGGGGGAGTCAGGGGGGTAcagaggggatatgggggagtcGGGCGgtatggggggatatggggacgTCGGGGGGGGTAcagaggggatatgggggagtcAGAGGGTacggggggatatgggggtggaggGTGTAAGGGAGGATATGGAGGAGTCGGGGGGGTACAGAGAGGATATGGGGAGTCAGGGGGGTAcagaggggatatgggggagtggggggggtataGAGGGACtatgggggagttggggtggtacagaggggatatgggggagtcGGGTGGTacagaggggatatggggaagtCAGGGGGTGTACGGAGGGGATATGGGGGACTCAGGGGGTACGGGGGATATGGGGGTATCAGGGGTACGGGAGGATATGGTGGAATTGGGGGGGGTACGGGAAGatatgggggagttggggggtacAGACGGGATATGGGGGTGTCGGGGCTACGGGAAGatatgggggagtcgggggggtacGGAGGGacatgggggagttgggggggtacaGAGGGGATATGGGGGATTCAGAGGGCACGGGGGATATGGGGGTGTCGGGGGATACAGGGAGATATGGGGTTGTCGGGGGATacggggggatatgggggagtcgggggtacagtggggatatgggggagttggagggtacagggggatatgggggagtcggggggtacagcggggatatgggggagtcgggggatacagtggggatatgggggagttggggggtacagcggggatatgggggagtcgggggtgtacagggggatgtgggggagtcagggggtacggggggatatgggggagttgggggggtacagggggatatgggggagtcgggggtatggggggatatgggggagtcggggctacggggggatatgggggagtcgggggtacagggggatatgggggagtcgggggtacggggggatatgggggagtcGAGGGGGGGTAcagaggggatatgggggagtcgggggtacggggggatatgggggagtcgggggtacggggggatatgggggagtcaggggggtacaggggatatgggggagtcgggggtacggggggatatgggggaatcAGGGGGGGTAcagaggggatatgggggagtcagggggtacggggggatatgggggagtcggggggggtacagaggggatatgggggagtcaggggggtacagaggggatatggggaagtCGGGGGTTTCCGGGGCATacggggggatatgggggagtcggggggggggtacagaagggatatgggggagtcaggggggtacagaggggatatgggggagtcGTGGGGGTACAAGAGGATATGGGGGGTAcagaggggatatgggggagtcGAGTGGGGGGTAcagaggggatatgggggagtcaggggggtacagaggggatatgggggagtcGAGTGGGGGGTACAGGGGGATATGGGGGAGTCAGGGGGGTACAGAGAGGATATGGGGGAGTCGAGTGGGGGGTAcggaggggatatgggggagtcGAGTGGGGGGTAcggaggggatatgggggagtcTGCGGGTCCGCTCGGATGCCGACGGCGAGCGCGGAGTTACCAGATGGAAGCtaaccccactctctccccccttgcAGACGGTGAACTGATCCAGCTGGACGCGGGTGGTGAGCGGATCCTCGCTGGGGTCGACCAGTTCGGCTCCACTTTCTGCATCAACAGCCCGGACCTGCCCGCCGCTGCCAACAACCACTCCGCCACCTTCCACAGCATTGGCAGTCGCATCCGTTACTACTCCTGCGGGCCCCTGGGCTGCTGGGGGGTCACCCTGGCCAAGGACGTCTACTATCGCCTCAACGTCAAGCCTTCCTCCTGCATCGGCACCAGCTGGACCCGCGTCTTCGGAAAGTTCCAGAACATCGAGGTGGGCAGCGACGGCCGGGTCTTCGGGATCAGTGTAACCAAGCAACTGTACATGAGGTAAATGCCCTTCCCGTGCCCGCCGGGTTTGGGGCCTCGGGAGGGGGGCGTCTGGGCCTCAGGCCCGTCAATGTTAGTCACTGCGCCACAGGTCCCCTGTTTCCCCCAGAaagagacagcacctctgacagagcTGCACCAGACTCCCGGGCTAAATCACCGCACTTGGAAACGGACCTTCAACCCAC comes from Mustelus asterias chromosome 20, sMusAst1.hap1.1, whole genome shotgun sequence and encodes:
- the LOC144508196 gene encoding fish-egg lectin-like, which produces MKALLPFTLSLLTVSNATRCKDIAGTLKQIDAGVGMVFGVNSSGSVYTRLRDSWIRIPGSLKHVTVGPAGIWGVNHHRKIFRMVSGAWNPILNGELIQLDAGGERILAGVDQFGSTFCINSPDLPAAANNHSATFHSIGSRIRYYSCGPLGCWGVTLAKDVYYRLNVKPSSCIGTSWTRVFGKFQNIEVGSDGRVFGISVTKQLYMRKGITIDRPTGWGWTKIQIGNLRFNHASWDLGHLWLVRTDGKIVKCSSEDID